The following are encoded together in the Xanthobacter autotrophicus Py2 genome:
- a CDS encoding K+-transporting ATPase, B subunit (TIGRFAM: ATPase, P-type (transporting), HAD superfamily, subfamily IC; K+-transporting ATPase, B subunit~PFAM: Haloacid dehalogenase domain protein hydrolase; E1-E2 ATPase-associated domain protein~KEGG: rle:pRL110380 putative potassium-transporting ATPase B chain): MARSHSVSLLDPAILLPAVGASFRKLDPRAMVRNPVMFVVEVVALLTTVLFVRDLVTSGGGLGFSFQIILWLWFTVLFANFAEAVAEGRGKAQAESLRRTRTETQAKLLTGEGDAFRTVPGTSLKVGDVVLVEAGDIIPSDGEVVEGVASVNEAAITGESAPVIRESGGDRSAVTGGTTVVSDHLKVRITAAAGATFLDRMIALVEGAERQKTPNEIALNILLAGMTLIFIFATASIPSFASYAGGSISVVVLVALFVTLIPTTIGALLSAIGIAGMDRLVRFNVLAMSGRAVEAAGDVDTLLLDKTGTITLGNRQAAAFHPVRGVSEQDLADAAQLASLADETPEGRSIVVLAKEKYAIRGRDMASLNAHFVPFTAQTRMSGVDVDGSSVRKGAVDAILSYVQGGSSTVTGSGAVQTVRTLVSQEAIREINAIAEEIAKSGGTPLAVARDGRLLGVIHLKDIVKGGIRERFAELRRMGIRTVMITGDNALTAAAIAAEAGVDDFLAQATPEAKLRLIRDEQAKGKLVAMCGDGTNDAPALAQADVGVAMNTGTVAAREAGNMVDLDSDPTKLIEIVEIGKALLMTRGSLTTFSIANDVAKYFAIIPAMFVAFYPQLGTLNVMGLASPQSAILSAIIFNALIIIALIPLALKGVAFRPIGAAALLKRNLLIYGLGGILVPFVGIKAIDLAVTALHLV; this comes from the coding sequence ATGGCCAGATCCCATTCCGTAAGCCTGCTCGACCCCGCCATCCTCCTGCCCGCCGTCGGCGCCTCGTTCCGCAAGCTCGATCCGCGCGCGATGGTGAGGAACCCGGTCATGTTCGTGGTGGAGGTGGTCGCCCTCCTCACCACCGTGCTGTTCGTGCGCGACCTCGTCACCTCGGGCGGCGGCCTCGGCTTCTCCTTCCAGATCATCCTGTGGCTGTGGTTCACCGTGCTGTTCGCCAATTTCGCCGAAGCGGTGGCGGAGGGGCGCGGCAAGGCGCAGGCGGAATCACTGCGCCGCACCCGCACCGAGACCCAGGCCAAGCTGCTCACCGGCGAGGGCGACGCCTTCCGCACCGTGCCCGGCACCTCACTGAAGGTCGGCGACGTGGTGCTGGTGGAGGCCGGCGACATCATCCCCTCCGACGGCGAGGTGGTGGAAGGCGTCGCCTCGGTGAACGAGGCCGCCATCACCGGCGAGAGTGCCCCTGTGATCCGCGAATCCGGCGGCGACCGCTCAGCGGTGACCGGCGGCACCACGGTGGTCTCCGATCATCTCAAGGTGCGCATCACGGCGGCGGCGGGCGCGACCTTCCTCGACCGCATGATCGCGCTGGTGGAAGGCGCCGAGCGGCAGAAGACGCCCAACGAGATCGCCCTCAACATCCTGCTCGCGGGCATGACGCTGATCTTCATCTTCGCCACCGCGTCGATCCCGAGCTTTGCGTCCTACGCGGGCGGCTCCATCTCCGTGGTGGTGCTGGTGGCGCTGTTCGTGACCCTCATTCCCACCACTATCGGGGCGCTGCTCTCGGCCATCGGCATCGCCGGCATGGACCGGCTGGTGCGCTTCAACGTGCTCGCCATGTCGGGCCGCGCGGTGGAGGCGGCGGGCGACGTGGACACCCTGCTGCTCGACAAGACCGGCACCATCACGCTCGGCAACCGGCAGGCCGCCGCCTTCCACCCGGTGCGCGGGGTGAGCGAGCAGGACCTGGCGGACGCCGCCCAGCTCGCATCGCTCGCCGACGAGACCCCCGAAGGCCGCTCCATCGTAGTGCTCGCGAAGGAGAAATACGCCATCCGCGGCCGCGACATGGCGAGCCTGAACGCCCATTTCGTGCCCTTCACCGCCCAGACCCGCATGAGCGGCGTGGACGTGGACGGAAGCTCCGTCCGCAAGGGCGCGGTGGATGCCATCCTGTCTTATGTCCAGGGCGGCAGCAGCACCGTCACCGGCTCCGGCGCGGTGCAGACTGTGCGAACGCTGGTGAGCCAGGAGGCCATCCGCGAGATCAATGCCATCGCCGAGGAGATCGCCAAGTCCGGCGGCACGCCCCTGGCGGTGGCGCGGGACGGGCGCCTGCTCGGCGTCATCCATCTCAAGGACATCGTGAAGGGCGGCATCCGCGAGCGCTTCGCCGAATTGCGGCGCATGGGCATCCGCACGGTGATGATCACCGGCGACAACGCGCTCACCGCCGCCGCCATCGCCGCCGAGGCGGGGGTGGACGACTTCCTCGCCCAGGCGACCCCGGAAGCCAAGCTGCGCCTCATCCGCGATGAGCAGGCCAAGGGCAAGCTGGTGGCCATGTGCGGCGACGGCACCAACGATGCCCCAGCGCTGGCCCAGGCCGACGTGGGGGTGGCCATGAACACCGGCACTGTGGCGGCCCGCGAGGCCGGCAACATGGTGGACCTCGACAGCGACCCCACCAAGCTCATCGAGATCGTGGAGATCGGCAAGGCGCTGCTGATGACGCGCGGCTCGCTCACCACCTTCTCCATCGCCAATGATGTGGCGAAGTATTTCGCCATCATCCCCGCCATGTTCGTGGCCTTCTACCCGCAGCTCGGCACGCTGAACGTGATGGGGCTGGCCTCGCCCCAGAGCGCCATCCTGTCGGCCATCATCTTCAACGCGCTCATCATCATCGCCCTCATCCCGCTGGCGCTGAAGGGTGTCGCCTTCCGGCCCATCGGCGCGGCGGCGCTGCTGAAGCGCAACCTTCTGATCTACGGCCTCGGCGGCATCCTCGTGCCGTTCGTCGGCATCAAGGCCATCGACCTTGCGGTCACGGCCCTTCACCTGGTTTGA
- a CDS encoding potassium-transporting ATPase, A subunit (TIGRFAM: potassium-transporting ATPase, A subunit~PFAM: K transporting ATPase A subunit~KEGG: bra:BRADO5830 high-affinity potassium transport system P-type ATPase, A chain) yields the protein MTPNGLIQIALFCLVVLVLTRPLGGYMTRVFAGERTLLSPVLAPVEKLVYRLGGVDAGREQHWLTYTIAMLLFHVGGFLLLYALMRVQDLLPFNPQGMAAVAPDLAFNTAISFITNTNWQNYGGESTMGYLVQMLGLTHQNFLSAATGIVLGMALIRGFSRASAQTVGNFWVDITRCTLYVLLPICVVFTLALVWQGIPQTLGPYVDAATLDGGKQTIALGPVASQVAIKMLGTNGGGFFNANAAHPFENPTALSNFLQMVSIFALGAALTNVFGRMVGNEKQGWAILAAMGVLFVAGVGVTYWAEASGTPALNALGLSGGNMEGKELRFGIVASALFAVITTAASCGAVNAMHDSFTALGGMIPLINMELGEIIVGGVGAGLYGMLLFVVITMFVAGLMVGRTPEYVGKKIEAKEVKMAMLAILILPLMMLGWTAVATVLPSAVASINNPGPHGFSEILYAFTSATANNGSAFGGLTGNTFFYNLTLASSMFVGRFLMIVPAMALAGALAAKKTVPASAGTFPTTGGLFVGLLVGVILIVGGLTFFPALSLGPIVEHLAAAAGQSFGAGG from the coding sequence ATGACACCCAATGGACTGATCCAGATCGCCCTGTTCTGCCTCGTCGTGCTGGTGCTGACGCGGCCGCTCGGCGGCTACATGACCCGCGTGTTCGCGGGCGAACGCACGTTGCTCTCCCCCGTCCTCGCGCCGGTGGAAAAGCTCGTCTACCGCCTCGGCGGAGTGGATGCGGGCCGGGAGCAGCACTGGCTCACCTACACCATCGCCATGCTGCTGTTCCACGTGGGCGGCTTCCTGCTGCTCTATGCGCTGATGCGGGTGCAGGATCTGCTGCCCTTCAATCCGCAGGGCATGGCGGCGGTGGCACCGGACCTTGCCTTCAACACGGCCATCAGCTTCATCACCAACACCAACTGGCAGAATTACGGTGGTGAAAGCACGATGGGCTACCTCGTGCAGATGCTGGGGCTCACCCACCAGAACTTCCTGTCCGCCGCCACCGGCATCGTGCTGGGCATGGCGCTGATCCGCGGCTTCTCCCGCGCCTCGGCGCAGACGGTGGGCAATTTCTGGGTGGATATCACCCGCTGCACTCTCTACGTGCTTTTGCCCATCTGCGTGGTCTTCACCCTTGCCCTGGTGTGGCAGGGCATCCCGCAGACGCTGGGCCCCTATGTGGACGCAGCGACCCTCGACGGCGGCAAGCAGACCATCGCGCTGGGCCCGGTGGCCTCGCAGGTGGCCATCAAGATGCTGGGCACCAACGGCGGCGGCTTTTTCAATGCCAATGCCGCCCACCCGTTCGAGAACCCCACCGCGCTCTCCAACTTCCTGCAGATGGTCTCCATCTTCGCGCTGGGCGCGGCGCTCACCAACGTGTTCGGCCGCATGGTGGGCAACGAGAAGCAGGGCTGGGCCATCCTCGCCGCCATGGGCGTGCTGTTCGTGGCTGGCGTCGGCGTGACCTACTGGGCCGAGGCTTCCGGCACACCGGCGCTCAACGCGCTGGGTCTTTCCGGCGGCAACATGGAGGGCAAGGAGCTGCGCTTCGGCATCGTCGCCTCCGCCTTGTTCGCGGTCATCACCACGGCGGCCTCCTGCGGCGCGGTGAATGCCATGCACGACAGCTTCACGGCGCTCGGCGGCATGATCCCGCTCATCAACATGGAGCTGGGCGAGATCATCGTCGGCGGCGTGGGCGCGGGCCTCTACGGCATGCTGCTGTTCGTGGTGATCACCATGTTCGTGGCCGGCCTCATGGTGGGCCGCACGCCGGAATATGTGGGCAAGAAGATCGAGGCCAAGGAAGTGAAGATGGCCATGCTCGCCATCCTCATCCTGCCCCTGATGATGCTCGGCTGGACGGCGGTGGCGACCGTATTGCCCTCGGCTGTTGCCTCCATAAACAATCCGGGACCGCACGGGTTCTCGGAGATCCTCTACGCCTTCACCTCGGCCACCGCCAACAACGGCTCGGCCTTCGGCGGGCTCACGGGGAATACCTTCTTCTACAACCTGACGCTGGCCTCCTCCATGTTCGTCGGCCGCTTCCTCATGATCGTGCCGGCCATGGCGCTGGCGGGGGCGCTGGCGGCGAAGAAGACCGTGCCGGCCTCGGCGGGAACCTTCCCCACCACCGGCGGCCTGTTCGTGGGCCTGCTGGTGGGCGTCATCCTGATCGTGGGCGGGCTCACCTTCTTCCCGGCCTTGTCGCTGGGACCCATCGTCGAGCATCTGGCGGCGGCGGCCGGGCAGAGCTTCGGTGCGGGAGGCTGA
- a CDS encoding Amidase (PFAM: Amidase~KEGG: rfr:Rfer_0989 amidase): MSGFFTLGVVEMADAVADGSVSSEALAEEALQRLETLGPRYNAVMQIEPERAREAARAVDLARARGDKLGPLAGVPLAHKDLLYRAGRVATGGSLIRKDFVPDVTSSVLERLDAAGALDLGSLHLAEFALSPTGFNVHYGHGLSPWNTAYGAGGSSSGSGAAVAARMVPGALGSDTGGSIRHPSAMCGVTGLKPTHGLVPLYGAMPLAPSLDTIGPLTRTARDAARMMTAIAGPDPRDGATLPAPRLDFEGGLKGDLKGLTIAVPSGYYRELATPEIAALMDDSRAVLKDAGAQLIETSPPDMALVNALMQVVMLVEMSTLHRRWLTERPQDYSLQVRARMLPGLALPATRYAEALMMRASVTRDWLATTMGAADMVHMPTLPVAVPSIAETTAGPPEDIAAVVGRLAAFTRGINYLGLPSLSVPCGFTANGLPAAFQLVGRPYADPVLLKAGDAYQRRTDFHALLPPGCGALA; this comes from the coding sequence ATGAGCGGCTTTTTCACCCTCGGCGTGGTCGAGATGGCGGACGCCGTGGCCGATGGCTCGGTGTCGTCCGAAGCCCTCGCCGAGGAGGCGCTGCAGCGGCTTGAAACCCTCGGCCCGCGCTACAACGCCGTGATGCAGATCGAGCCCGAGCGGGCGCGCGAGGCGGCGCGCGCGGTCGATCTCGCGCGGGCACGGGGCGACAAGCTGGGGCCGCTTGCCGGCGTGCCTCTGGCGCACAAGGACCTGCTCTATCGCGCCGGCCGCGTCGCCACCGGCGGCTCGCTGATCCGCAAGGATTTCGTGCCGGATGTGACCTCAAGCGTGCTGGAGCGGCTGGATGCGGCGGGGGCGCTGGACCTCGGCTCCCTGCACCTTGCCGAATTCGCGCTCTCGCCCACCGGCTTCAATGTCCATTACGGCCATGGCCTCAGCCCGTGGAACACCGCCTATGGCGCCGGCGGCTCCTCGTCCGGCTCGGGGGCGGCGGTGGCGGCGCGCATGGTCCCGGGGGCGCTGGGATCGGACACCGGCGGCTCCATCCGCCATCCCTCTGCCATGTGCGGGGTGACGGGGCTGAAGCCCACCCACGGCCTCGTGCCGCTTTACGGCGCCATGCCGCTGGCGCCGAGCCTCGACACCATCGGCCCGCTGACCCGCACCGCCCGCGATGCGGCGCGCATGATGACGGCCATCGCCGGTCCCGACCCGCGTGATGGTGCCACCCTGCCGGCGCCGCGCCTCGATTTCGAGGGCGGGCTTAAGGGGGACCTCAAGGGCCTCACCATCGCTGTGCCCTCCGGCTATTACCGCGAGCTGGCGACGCCGGAGATCGCCGCGCTCATGGACGACAGCCGCGCCGTGCTGAAGGACGCGGGCGCGCAGCTCATCGAGACCAGCCCACCCGACATGGCGCTGGTGAACGCGCTGATGCAGGTGGTGATGCTGGTGGAGATGTCCACCCTCCACCGCCGCTGGCTCACCGAGCGGCCGCAGGACTACAGCTTGCAGGTACGCGCCCGCATGCTTCCGGGCCTCGCTTTGCCGGCCACCCGCTACGCCGAGGCCCTGATGATGCGCGCCAGCGTGACGCGCGACTGGCTCGCCACCACCATGGGTGCGGCGGACATGGTGCACATGCCGACCCTTCCGGTGGCGGTGCCCAGCATCGCCGAGACCACCGCCGGCCCGCCGGAGGATATCGCCGCCGTGGTGGGGCGCCTCGCGGCGTTCACGCGGGGCATCAATTATCTCGGCCTGCCCAGCCTGTCGGTGCCGTGCGGCTTCACCGCCAACGGCCTGCCGGCCGCCTTCCAGCTGGTAGGCCGGCCCTATGCCGATCCGGTGCTGCTGAAGGCCGGCGATGCCTATCAGCGCCGCACCGATTTCCACGCCCTGCTGCCGCCGGGCTGCGGCGCGCTCGCGTGA
- a CDS encoding AMP-dependent synthetase and ligase (PFAM: AMP-dependent synthetase and ligase~KEGG: rde:RD1_2743 hypothetical protein) gives MSDALPDSPFNLARYCLHQGEDAAKPALLVAEGPRGRIIETWTYGEMRAAVARMAGGFAAYGLPRGSRVLLRVGNTSHFPLLFFGAIAAGLAPIPTSTLLTQDEVDLILADSGALLVVGDGSGAMPSDPGAARVLGRGEIAELEQADPAEVSDTRADDLAFLVYTSGTSGRPKGVAHAQRVVLGRRPMREGWLGLSASDFLFHAGAFNWTYTLGAGLMDPWSAGATSIVHLGERPPEAWPDLLEATGATLFAAVPGLYRRILKYGSVTPSRFPALRHGLTAGEALKPTLYGEWTRATGRPLYEALGMSEISTYISSGPGVTTRAGSPGKPQAGRKVCVLPSDAAADLADQPLPPGETGILAVHRSDPGLMLGYWGLPQETAAVMRGEWFLTGDLARFDADGYLWYEGRGDDQMNAFGYRVAPEEVERALADHPSVAEVAVTEAKSGEVSVITAFVVLHEGAVGDADALARHAARHLAEYKRPRAYVFVRELPHTPSGKVLRRALRT, from the coding sequence ATGAGCGACGCCTTGCCCGATAGCCCCTTCAATCTCGCCCGCTACTGCCTCCACCAGGGGGAGGATGCGGCCAAGCCTGCCTTGCTGGTGGCGGAGGGCCCCAGGGGGCGCATAATCGAGACCTGGACCTATGGCGAGATGCGCGCGGCGGTGGCGCGCATGGCCGGCGGATTTGCCGCTTATGGCCTGCCGCGCGGGTCGCGGGTGCTGCTGCGGGTGGGCAACACCTCCCACTTTCCGCTGCTGTTCTTCGGCGCCATCGCGGCGGGGCTCGCGCCCATCCCCACCTCCACTTTGCTCACCCAGGACGAGGTGGACCTCATCCTCGCCGATTCCGGCGCGCTGCTGGTGGTGGGCGACGGCTCCGGCGCCATGCCCTCCGATCCGGGCGCGGCGCGGGTGCTCGGGCGGGGCGAGATCGCCGAACTCGAACAGGCCGATCCTGCCGAAGTTTCCGATACGAGAGCGGACGATCTCGCCTTCCTGGTCTACACCTCCGGTACCAGCGGACGGCCGAAGGGCGTCGCCCATGCCCAGCGGGTGGTGCTCGGCCGAAGGCCCATGCGGGAGGGGTGGCTGGGGCTTTCGGCGAGCGATTTTCTGTTCCACGCCGGGGCCTTCAACTGGACCTACACCCTGGGCGCTGGGCTGATGGACCCATGGTCTGCGGGGGCCACCAGCATCGTCCATCTGGGCGAGCGCCCGCCCGAAGCCTGGCCGGATCTCCTTGAAGCGACGGGGGCCACCCTGTTTGCCGCCGTCCCCGGCCTCTACCGGCGCATCCTGAAATATGGGTCCGTCACCCCCAGCCGTTTTCCCGCGCTGCGCCATGGGCTTACCGCCGGCGAGGCGCTGAAGCCCACGCTCTATGGCGAGTGGACCCGGGCTACCGGCCGCCCGCTTTACGAGGCGCTGGGCATGAGCGAAATCTCCACCTACATCTCGTCCGGCCCAGGCGTAACAACGCGCGCCGGCAGTCCCGGCAAGCCGCAGGCGGGGCGGAAGGTGTGTGTTCTGCCTTCGGACGCGGCGGCGGATTTGGCCGATCAGCCGCTACCTCCCGGGGAGACCGGCATCCTCGCCGTCCACCGCTCCGACCCCGGCCTGATGCTCGGCTATTGGGGCCTGCCGCAGGAGACGGCGGCGGTGATGCGCGGCGAATGGTTCCTCACCGGCGACCTCGCCCGTTTCGATGCCGACGGATACCTCTGGTACGAGGGCCGGGGCGACGACCAGATGAACGCGTTCGGCTATCGTGTGGCGCCGGAGGAGGTGGAGCGGGCGCTGGCCGACCACCCGTCCGTCGCTGAAGTTGCTGTGACGGAAGCAAAATCCGGCGAGGTCTCGGTCATCACCGCGTTCGTGGTGCTGCACGAGGGAGCGGTGGGCGATGCGGACGCACTCGCCCGTCACGCCGCCCGGCACCTCGCCGAATACAAGCGCCCGCGCGCCTATGTGTTCGTGCGTGAGCTGCCCCACACCCCCTCCGGCAAGGTGCTCCGCCGCGCCCTGAGGACGTGA
- a CDS encoding glucose-methanol-choline oxidoreductase (PFAM: glucose-methanol-choline oxidoreductase; GMC oxidoreductase~KEGG: rpe:RPE_1820 glucose-methanol-choline oxidoreductase) — translation MQRQNEPAAERLEGDYDYIVVGAGTAGCIVANRLSADARRRVLILEAGGNDNWIWFHIPVGYLFAIGNPRSDWMFRTVPEPGLNGRSLAYPRGKVIGGCSAINAMISMRGQAADYDHWRQLGLAGWGWDDVLPAFKALEDHFLGASDIHGTGGGWRIEAPRIAWPVLDKVAQAAGEMGIRSVPDFNTGDNEGVGYFHVNQKRGRRWSSARGFLKPALSRPNLRLETQVLVDRLVIENGRAVGVRYMQNGRLMEARTRGEVVLSAGSIGSTQVLHRSGIGPGEWLSELGIETVRDRPGVGRNLQDHLQQRAIYKVSGIRTLNETYYSLPRRALMGIDYALRRRGPLTMAPSQLGIFTRSDPSQERANIQFHVQPLSLDKFGEPLHRFPAITVAACNLRPTSRGVVRLTSMALDAAPQIAPNYLATDEDRQVAADAIRVTRRLMRQQALSPYRPEEYLPGPSVGEDDASLAKAAGDIGTTIFHPVGTAKMGRPDDPMAVVDERLRVYGIDGLRVIDASVMPTITSGNTNTPTAMIAEKGARLAIEDAVQGASTATAAA, via the coding sequence ATGCAGCGCCAGAACGAACCGGCCGCCGAACGGCTGGAGGGGGATTACGACTATATCGTCGTCGGCGCCGGCACCGCCGGCTGCATCGTCGCCAACCGGCTGTCGGCGGATGCGCGCAGGCGCGTGCTGATCCTGGAGGCCGGCGGCAACGACAACTGGATCTGGTTCCACATTCCGGTGGGCTACCTGTTCGCCATCGGCAATCCGCGTTCGGACTGGATGTTCAGGACCGTCCCCGAGCCCGGCCTGAACGGGCGGTCGCTGGCCTATCCGCGCGGCAAGGTCATCGGCGGCTGCTCCGCCATCAACGCCATGATCTCCATGCGTGGGCAGGCGGCGGACTATGACCACTGGCGCCAGTTGGGCCTTGCCGGCTGGGGCTGGGACGACGTGCTGCCCGCTTTCAAGGCGCTGGAGGACCATTTCCTCGGCGCCAGCGACATCCACGGCACCGGCGGCGGCTGGCGCATCGAGGCGCCGCGCATCGCCTGGCCCGTGCTCGACAAGGTGGCGCAGGCGGCCGGCGAGATGGGCATCCGTTCGGTGCCCGATTTCAACACCGGCGACAATGAGGGCGTCGGCTATTTCCATGTGAATCAGAAACGCGGCCGGCGCTGGTCCTCGGCTCGCGGCTTCCTGAAACCCGCCCTCTCCCGCCCCAACCTGCGTCTGGAAACGCAAGTGCTGGTGGACCGTCTCGTCATCGAGAACGGCCGGGCAGTGGGTGTGCGCTATATGCAGAACGGCCGGCTGATGGAGGCCCGCACCCGTGGCGAGGTGGTCCTTTCCGCCGGCTCCATCGGCTCCACGCAGGTGCTCCACCGCTCCGGCATCGGCCCCGGCGAATGGCTCTCGGAACTCGGCATCGAGACCGTGCGGGACCGGCCGGGAGTGGGCCGAAACCTTCAGGATCATCTGCAACAACGGGCGATCTACAAGGTTTCCGGCATCCGCACCCTGAACGAAACCTATTATTCCCTGCCCCGCCGCGCGCTGATGGGGATCGACTACGCCCTGCGCCGGCGCGGGCCGCTCACCATGGCGCCGTCCCAGCTCGGCATCTTCACACGCTCCGACCCGAGTCAGGAGCGGGCCAACATCCAGTTCCATGTGCAGCCGCTCTCGCTCGACAAATTCGGCGAGCCACTGCACCGCTTCCCGGCCATCACGGTGGCGGCCTGCAACCTGCGGCCCACCTCGCGCGGCGTGGTGCGGCTCACCTCCATGGCGTTGGACGCCGCCCCGCAGATCGCCCCCAATTATCTCGCCACCGACGAGGACCGGCAGGTGGCGGCGGACGCCATCCGCGTCACCCGCCGCCTCATGCGCCAGCAGGCCCTCAGCCCCTACCGGCCGGAGGAATATCTACCCGGCCCTTCGGTGGGCGAGGATGATGCGTCCCTGGCCAAGGCGGCCGGTGATATCGGCACCACCATCTTCCACCCCGTGGGCACGGCAAAGATGGGCCGGCCTGACGATCCCATGGCGGTGGTGGACGAGCGGCTGCGCGTCTACGGGATCGACGGGCTGCGCGTCATCGACGCCTCGGTGATGCCCACCATCACTTCGGGCAACACCAACACCCCCACCGCCATGATCGCCGAGAAGGGCGCCCGCCTCGCCATTGAGGATGCGGTGCAGGGCGCATCCACCGCCACCGCGGCGGCATGA
- a CDS encoding transcriptional regulator, LysR family (PFAM: regulatory protein LysR; LysR substrate-binding~KEGG: ret:RHE_CH00729 probable transcriptional regulator protein, LysR family): MDWDDLRIFLQLARTGRMAGAGRALGLDDTTVGRRVARLEKEVGAPLVARAGRRTVITEQGQKLAQAAEEMESIVLRKIVGLGEADMQVAGRVRIGAPEGLGVGYLAARLAALSAENPKLETELVALPRAYSLASREVDIAITLDRPIAGQVSVKKLTDYTLELYGTQAYFDRRGRPGTAAELQGHVFAGYIPELLFTRALDFSTLEAGVEVTPVIRSTSVIAQVNAVLSGAALGVLPAFLAAAHPDLEVLLEGAFRLTRSYWVSVHDDLKHLNRVRAVLEAITTTIRADRAIFMG, encoded by the coding sequence ATGGATTGGGACGATCTGCGCATCTTCCTCCAGCTGGCGCGTACCGGCCGGATGGCGGGGGCCGGGCGTGCTTTGGGGCTCGACGATACCACGGTGGGCCGCCGCGTCGCCCGGCTGGAGAAAGAGGTCGGGGCGCCTCTCGTTGCCCGCGCCGGCCGCCGCACTGTCATCACCGAGCAGGGCCAGAAGCTGGCCCAGGCGGCAGAGGAGATGGAATCCATCGTCCTGCGCAAGATCGTCGGCCTGGGCGAGGCCGACATGCAGGTGGCGGGGCGGGTGCGCATCGGCGCGCCGGAAGGGCTGGGGGTGGGCTATCTGGCCGCTCGCCTCGCGGCGCTGTCGGCGGAAAACCCGAAGCTGGAGACCGAACTGGTCGCGTTGCCGCGCGCCTATTCGCTGGCAAGCCGAGAGGTGGACATCGCCATCACCCTGGATCGGCCCATTGCCGGTCAGGTGAGCGTCAAGAAGCTCACGGACTACACCCTGGAACTCTATGGCACGCAGGCCTATTTCGACCGCAGAGGCCGGCCGGGCACGGCGGCGGAGCTTCAGGGCCATGTCTTCGCGGGCTATATCCCGGAGCTGCTGTTCACCCGCGCGCTGGATTTCTCCACGCTGGAGGCGGGGGTGGAGGTGACGCCGGTCATCCGCTCCACCAGCGTCATCGCGCAAGTGAATGCGGTGCTGAGCGGGGCGGCATTGGGGGTGCTGCCGGCGTTTCTTGCCGCCGCCCATCCGGACCTTGAGGTGCTGCTGGAAGGCGCCTTCCGCCTCACCCGCAGCTATTGGGTGTCGGTGCATGACGATCTCAAGCACCTCAATCGGGTGCGGGCGGTGCTGGAGGCCATCACCACCACCATCCGCGCCGACCGCGCGATCTTCATGGGATGA
- a CDS encoding transcriptional regulator, LysR family (PFAM: regulatory protein LysR; LysR substrate-binding~KEGG: acr:Acry_1792 transcriptional regulator, LysR family) encodes MDWDHLRVFLAVARQGQLLAAARRLGLNHATVARRLDALEEALGAPLFDRRPAGCVPTEAGERLLPAAERVEAEMLGIAEGFRDAAADVSGTVRIGAPDGLGNYFLAAELGALTALYPDLVVELVPLPRTFSLSRREADLAIVLDRPMEGRLLVSRLIDYTLSVYAARAYLDRHGTPKSVEDLAGHVVVTGVEDLAYASALDYSGVLEKHGRSRFRCASVMGQMEAVRAGAGIGVLHDFAAGRHLEAQGPDALVRILPGIGFRRSYFLLAHPDTAQVRRIAVLRDVLAQRFRAERARFIIP; translated from the coding sequence ATGGATTGGGACCATCTGCGCGTTTTCCTCGCCGTGGCGCGGCAGGGGCAGCTTCTGGCGGCGGCGCGGCGACTGGGGCTGAACCATGCCACGGTGGCCCGCCGGCTCGATGCGCTGGAAGAGGCCCTCGGCGCCCCATTGTTCGACCGCCGCCCCGCCGGTTGCGTGCCCACCGAGGCCGGCGAGCGGCTGTTGCCGGCGGCCGAGCGGGTGGAAGCGGAGATGCTGGGCATCGCAGAAGGTTTTCGCGACGCGGCGGCGGATGTCTCCGGCACGGTGCGCATCGGAGCGCCGGACGGCCTCGGCAACTACTTCCTCGCCGCGGAGCTGGGCGCGCTCACCGCCCTCTATCCGGACCTGGTGGTGGAACTGGTGCCGCTGCCGCGCACCTTCTCCCTGTCGCGGCGGGAGGCGGATCTCGCCATCGTGCTCGACCGCCCCATGGAAGGCCGGCTGCTGGTGTCGCGGCTCATCGACTACACCCTCTCAGTCTATGCCGCCCGCGCCTATCTGGATCGCCACGGCACCCCCAAGAGCGTGGAAGACCTCGCCGGCCATGTGGTGGTGACGGGAGTGGAGGACCTCGCCTATGCCTCGGCGCTGGATTATTCCGGCGTGCTGGAGAAGCACGGGCGCAGCCGGTTCCGCTGCGCCAGCGTCATGGGCCAGATGGAGGCGGTGCGGGCGGGGGCCGGCATCGGCGTGCTGCACGATTTCGCCGCCGGCCGGCATCTGGAGGCGCAGGGCCCGGATGCGCTGGTGCGGATCCTGCCCGGAATCGGCTTCCGCCGCTCCTATTTCCTCCTCGCCCACCCCGACACGGCGCAGGTGCGGCGCATCGCGGTGCTGCGGGATGTGCTGGCGCAACGCTTCCGCGCCGAGCGCGCCCGCTTCATCATCCCATGA